One Shewanella sp. MR-4 DNA window includes the following coding sequences:
- a CDS encoding DUF2799 domain-containing protein, giving the protein MRYLNLALALTALSLTQCTSLSLEECRDNDWYTTGLADGNRGANASLLNQYQQDCHEFNLKVDAAQWQQGYQQGLISYCLPENGYRVGLAGENYSGVCSNNQFVERYNQGHEQYLVNKRLAEIADRLNAIDIQLSSINNKLNNLTDKADLLRQKNILLNEKNHLLDERLRLRQGDIRFEFRF; this is encoded by the coding sequence ATGCGTTATCTTAACCTTGCTTTAGCTCTCACCGCCCTTTCCCTCACCCAATGCACTAGCCTCTCACTCGAAGAATGCCGAGATAATGATTGGTATACCACAGGCTTAGCCGATGGCAATCGAGGCGCCAACGCGAGTCTGCTCAATCAATATCAGCAGGATTGTCATGAGTTTAACCTCAAGGTGGACGCAGCCCAATGGCAACAAGGGTACCAACAGGGGCTTATCAGCTATTGTCTGCCCGAAAATGGCTACCGCGTGGGCTTAGCAGGGGAAAATTACTCTGGCGTTTGTAGCAATAATCAGTTTGTTGAGCGTTATAACCAAGGACACGAGCAATATTTGGTGAATAAACGTCTGGCCGAAATTGCCGACCGCTTAAATGCTATCGATATCCAGCTCAGTAGTATCAACAACAAGCTGAACAATCTCACCGATAAAGCCGATCTGCTGCGGCAGAAGAACATCCTATTGAACGAGAAAAACCATCTCCTCGACGAAAGACTCAGATTGCGTCAAGGCGATATCCGCTTTGAGTTTCGCTTCTAA
- the mgtE gene encoding magnesium transporter, whose product MPVEASDSLQVEQRLDQLSHALNSGMFVHVRQMLQNMAASDIALILESSPPKARQVLWQLIDQDQLGDILDELSEELKDPLIRAMSPERVAKATASMDTDDLAYILRSLPDTVYKQVLQSMSLQNRQRVEQALSYPDETAGSLMNTDTVTLRPDVNIDVVLRYLRQRGNLPDTTDTLYVVDKHDRVLGGVKLADLLTCDPNTHISSIIDTDIESIPVGMSDSEVAQLFERHDWVSAPVVDSEGKLLGRITIDDVVDVIREDAEHSMMGMAGMDDDEDTFAPVVKSTLRRSLWLTINLFAALLAASVSNMFEGTIEQFATIAILMTIVPSMGGVAGNQTLALVIRGIALGHIGQSNARWLIGKELAIGFLNGLMWSILVFIAVLVWKDDMALASLIGGAMLINMTVAGLAGASIPLILKRLKVDPALAGGMVLTTVTDVIGLFAFLGLATLYLMH is encoded by the coding sequence ATGCCTGTAGAAGCCTCAGACAGCTTACAAGTCGAACAACGTCTCGACCAACTGAGCCATGCCCTCAATAGCGGTATGTTTGTGCATGTCAGGCAAATGCTGCAAAACATGGCGGCGTCAGATATCGCATTGATTCTAGAGTCCTCGCCCCCTAAGGCACGGCAAGTGTTATGGCAACTTATCGATCAAGATCAGCTCGGGGATATTCTCGATGAACTCAGTGAAGAGTTAAAAGATCCGCTTATCCGCGCTATGAGCCCAGAGCGAGTCGCCAAAGCCACCGCCAGCATGGATACGGACGATCTCGCTTATATTCTGCGAAGCTTGCCGGATACCGTCTATAAGCAAGTATTGCAGTCAATGAGTCTGCAAAACCGCCAGCGGGTCGAGCAGGCGCTCTCCTACCCCGATGAAACCGCGGGCAGCTTAATGAACACAGATACTGTGACCTTAAGACCCGATGTAAATATCGATGTGGTACTGCGTTATTTGCGCCAACGGGGCAACCTGCCCGACACCACTGACACCTTATACGTGGTGGATAAGCACGATCGCGTACTCGGCGGGGTAAAGCTTGCGGATCTGCTCACCTGCGATCCCAATACTCATATCAGCAGCATTATCGATACCGATATCGAGAGCATTCCCGTGGGCATGTCCGACAGCGAAGTGGCGCAACTTTTCGAGCGCCATGACTGGGTATCGGCGCCCGTGGTCGATAGTGAGGGCAAGTTACTCGGGCGTATTACCATCGATGACGTGGTCGATGTTATCCGTGAAGATGCCGAACATTCCATGATGGGGATGGCGGGGATGGATGACGATGAAGACACCTTCGCCCCTGTGGTAAAGAGTACCTTACGCCGCTCACTCTGGTTGACGATTAACCTGTTTGCCGCCCTGCTGGCGGCCTCTGTCAGCAATATGTTTGAAGGCACAATCGAACAATTCGCCACGATTGCGATTTTAATGACGATTGTACCGAGCATGGGCGGGGTCGCGGGCAATCAAACCTTAGCCCTAGTGATCCGCGGGATCGCCTTAGGCCATATTGGCCAGAGTAACGCCCGCTGGCTGATTGGCAAAGAACTCGCCATTGGCTTTTTGAACGGCCTCATGTGGTCGATTTTGGTGTTTATCGCGGTATTAGTTTGGAAAGATGATATGGCGCTTGCCAGCCTAATTGGCGGCGCAATGCTCATCAATATGACAGTCGCTGGACTGGCTGGCGCCAGTATTCCGCTGATCTTAAAGCGTTTAAAAGTAGATCCGGCGTTAGCGGGCGGTATGGTACTCACCACAGTCACCGATGTTATTGGCCTGTTTGCCTTCTTAGGATTAGCGACTTTATATTTAATGCACTAG
- a CDS encoding PA4780 family RIO1-like protein kinase yields MKTPKRIQPLVDEGLVDEVISQLMSGKEATVYVVRCGEDIRCAKVYKEADKRSFKQAVVYQEGRKVRNSRRARAMEKGSKFGREQMEEAWQNSEVDALFRLAHAGVRVPTPFGCFDGVLLMELVTDSEGHVAPRLNDVSLSAEQAMRDHALVMIYVKRMLCAGLVHGDLSEFNVLVDADGPVIIDLPQAVDAAANNHAKWMLERDVNNMTQYYGQYAPELLKTQYAKEMWALFEAGELKPDTQLTGKFTEVLVDADVNSVLDEIQAAYDEAQERKLRLQEANEDY; encoded by the coding sequence ATGAAAACTCCTAAACGAATCCAACCTCTGGTTGATGAAGGACTGGTTGACGAAGTCATTAGCCAGTTGATGAGCGGTAAAGAGGCTACAGTGTACGTGGTACGCTGTGGTGAGGATATTCGCTGCGCTAAGGTATATAAAGAGGCGGATAAACGCAGTTTTAAGCAGGCGGTGGTTTACCAAGAGGGCCGTAAGGTCCGTAATAGTCGCCGTGCTCGGGCAATGGAAAAAGGCTCTAAATTTGGCCGCGAACAAATGGAAGAAGCCTGGCAAAATTCAGAAGTGGATGCGCTGTTCCGTTTAGCCCATGCGGGAGTGAGAGTGCCGACGCCATTTGGTTGTTTCGATGGCGTGTTATTGATGGAATTAGTGACCGACAGCGAAGGCCATGTTGCGCCCCGTCTTAATGACGTGAGCCTCAGCGCTGAGCAGGCCATGCGTGATCACGCTTTGGTGATGATATATGTTAAACGTATGCTTTGTGCCGGTTTGGTCCATGGCGATTTATCCGAATTTAACGTCCTAGTCGATGCCGATGGCCCAGTGATCATCGATTTACCTCAGGCAGTCGATGCCGCGGCCAACAACCATGCGAAATGGATGCTGGAGCGTGACGTTAATAACATGACGCAATATTATGGCCAGTACGCCCCAGAGCTGCTCAAGACACAATATGCAAAAGAAATGTGGGCGTTATTTGAAGCGGGTGAATTAAAACCTGATACCCAATTAACAGGCAAGTTCACCGAGGTCTTAGTCGATGCCGATGTCAATTCAGTGTTAGATGAGATCCAAGCTGCCTACGATGAAGCACAGGAACGTAAGCTGCGACTTCAAGAAGCCAATGAAGATTATTAG
- a CDS encoding HPr family phosphocarrier protein — MPKLERQITICNKLGLHARAATKLVVLASEFDASITLIQGEKQASAASVLGLLMLETGMGKTITLIAEGPDAEPALNAICALIDAKFDEAC; from the coding sequence ATGCCAAAGCTTGAGCGCCAAATCACCATCTGCAATAAACTCGGTTTACATGCCCGCGCCGCGACAAAGCTCGTGGTGTTGGCCTCAGAGTTTGATGCCAGCATTACGCTGATCCAAGGTGAAAAACAGGCCTCTGCCGCCAGTGTTTTAGGGCTACTCATGCTGGAAACGGGTATGGGTAAAACCATTACCCTGATTGCCGAAGGTCCAGATGCGGAGCCCGCGCTCAATGCCATTTGCGCGCTTATCGACGCTAAGTTCGACGAAGCCTGCTAA
- a CDS encoding transposase: MGIANHSLKPDVIFEVKVKGRLLSDVARQYGISAKAVYQWVRESEQQPQQRECALISEIAQLQKRIKQLNSELRTIG; this comes from the coding sequence ATGGGAATCGCCAATCATAGTCTTAAACCTGACGTTATTTTTGAAGTGAAAGTCAAAGGCAGATTACTCTCTGATGTCGCACGACAGTACGGTATTTCGGCTAAAGCGGTTTACCAATGGGTAAGGGAAAGTGAGCAACAGCCGCAGCAAAGGGAGTGCGCTTTAATCTCTGAAATTGCGCAGTTGCAGAAACGCATTAAACAGCTAAACAGTGAATTACGCACTATAGGTTGA
- the rapZ gene encoding RNase adapter RapZ: MKLVIVSGRSGSGKSVALRVLEDLGYYCVDNLPLPLIGSLLEQLKGSNDLVAISVDVRNLPEQDKVLVKQLTSLPEGTELTSFFLNSSDKVLLKRYSETRRLHPLSKSRVSLQEAIKLEGKLLEPLSQQMDHYIDTSNLNIYELSDQVRQILLGSVDKELVINFESFGFKHGMPTEADFMFDVRFLPNPHWEPELRPLTGLDEPVAEFLNRQPLVNKFIWQIENLLETWLPHLERNNRSYLTIAIGCTGGQHRSVYVAEQLAKRFSNGKHKVNARHRELSHAKA; this comes from the coding sequence ATGAAACTGGTCATAGTGTCAGGGCGCTCAGGCTCAGGCAAATCGGTCGCACTTAGAGTGCTTGAAGATCTCGGCTATTATTGTGTCGATAATCTCCCCTTGCCGTTGATTGGCAGCTTACTCGAACAGCTCAAGGGCAGTAACGATCTCGTCGCCATCAGCGTCGACGTGCGTAATCTGCCGGAGCAAGACAAGGTACTCGTCAAACAGCTCACAAGCCTGCCCGAGGGCACTGAACTCACCAGCTTCTTCTTAAATTCCAGCGATAAAGTACTGCTAAAGCGCTACAGCGAGACTCGGCGCTTACATCCCTTATCTAAGAGCCGAGTATCACTGCAAGAAGCCATCAAACTTGAAGGCAAATTGCTCGAGCCCCTGTCACAACAGATGGATCACTACATAGATACCTCGAATCTGAATATCTATGAACTCAGCGACCAAGTGCGGCAAATCCTGCTTGGCAGTGTCGATAAGGAACTGGTGATCAACTTCGAGTCCTTCGGTTTTAAGCATGGTATGCCAACCGAAGCCGACTTTATGTTTGATGTGCGCTTTTTACCCAATCCCCATTGGGAACCCGAGCTGCGCCCTCTCACCGGCTTAGATGAACCCGTTGCCGAGTTTTTAAATCGCCAGCCGCTTGTCAATAAGTTCATCTGGCAAATTGAGAATTTACTCGAGACTTGGTTGCCTCACTTAGAGCGTAATAACCGCAGCTATCTGACCATCGCCATCGGCTGTACCGGCGGTCAACACAGATCAGTTTACGTGGCCGAGCAACTGGCTAAACGCTTTAGCAACGGTAAACACAAAGTGAATGCCCGCCACCGAGAGTTAAGCCATGCCAAAGCTTGA
- a CDS encoding phosphatase PAP2 family protein, translating into MKSNVRTTFFSFAKGHLLAPWLVFAVIIFWLELTHADMRFASMLFHWQGGVDSWPLRGHWLTENLLHVTGRNLVILLAVVVVSCIGLSFRVNRLRPYRKGFIYLFCSVLASVVLVRLGKNFTHMTCPWDVIEFGGRMLHSSLFARLPDGAAFGQCFPGGHSSGGFAWVASYYVLKEYRPAYAKAGLIFGIVLGAVFGFAQELRGAHFLSHDLWSLAIAWTSASLLYYGFFLRVPKVKKIKVANQISIINTKEAISK; encoded by the coding sequence ATGAAAAGTAATGTTAGGACGACATTTTTCAGCTTCGCAAAGGGACATTTGCTTGCACCTTGGCTCGTGTTTGCGGTGATTATTTTTTGGCTCGAATTGACCCATGCCGATATGCGATTCGCCAGCATGTTATTTCACTGGCAGGGTGGTGTCGATTCTTGGCCACTGCGTGGCCATTGGTTGACTGAGAATTTGCTGCATGTCACTGGGCGAAACCTGGTTATTTTGCTTGCCGTTGTCGTGGTTAGCTGTATTGGTTTAAGCTTTCGCGTCAACAGACTTCGCCCTTACCGTAAAGGCTTTATCTATTTATTCTGCAGTGTGCTGGCCAGCGTGGTGTTAGTGCGCCTTGGCAAAAATTTCACCCATATGACTTGCCCTTGGGATGTGATTGAGTTTGGTGGTCGTATGCTGCACTCATCCCTGTTTGCTCGCTTGCCTGATGGCGCCGCGTTTGGTCAGTGTTTCCCCGGTGGACATTCGAGTGGTGGTTTTGCTTGGGTAGCAAGCTATTATGTGTTGAAGGAATACCGCCCAGCTTATGCCAAAGCGGGACTCATCTTTGGGATAGTATTAGGCGCGGTGTTTGGTTTTGCGCAGGAGCTGCGTGGTGCCCACTTTTTGAGCCATGATCTCTGGAGTTTGGCAATTGCCTGGACATCCGCCAGCTTGCTCTACTATGGCTTCTTCCTTCGTGTGCCCAAGGTTAAAAAGATTAAAGTCGCCAACCAAATCAGTATTATCAATACTAAAGAAGCCATCTCTAAGTGA
- the hpf gene encoding ribosome hibernation promoting factor, translating into MQINLSGHHIEITESLRAYVEEKFSKLERHFEQINNVHVVLNVEKMQQIAEARINLTGGEVFATSEHADMYAAIDVLIDKLDRQVIKHKEKLTKH; encoded by the coding sequence ATGCAAATAAACCTGAGTGGACACCATATCGAGATTACCGAATCGTTACGGGCATATGTTGAGGAAAAGTTTTCAAAACTTGAACGTCATTTCGAACAGATCAATAATGTGCACGTTGTGCTCAATGTTGAGAAAATGCAACAAATTGCCGAAGCGAGAATCAACCTCACCGGTGGTGAAGTCTTCGCGACTTCAGAGCATGCAGATATGTATGCTGCCATAGACGTCCTGATTGACAAGCTTGATCGTCAGGTTATTAAACACAAAGAGAAGTTAACAAAACACTAG
- a CDS encoding OmpA family protein — MMKPSLIKSLPASKLAIVVVTGALIASGCSTVNPYTNEQQTAKATTGALIGAVAGAAVGVASSSKSDRGKGALIGAASGAAVGGGIGYYMDVQETKLRQQLASTGVSVTRDGDNIILNMPNEVTFGVDQTELSDGAKRVLNSVALVAKEYSKTQLNVLGYTDSSGSDSYNLRLSQVRASEVGNYLMSKGVASARVKSKGMGEASPIASNANAAGRAQNRRVEIVLTPTGQ, encoded by the coding sequence ATGATGAAGCCTTCTCTGATCAAATCACTGCCAGCATCTAAGCTTGCGATTGTTGTGGTGACAGGCGCCTTGATTGCGTCTGGCTGTTCTACAGTCAATCCCTATACCAATGAGCAACAAACGGCAAAAGCAACGACGGGTGCCTTAATTGGTGCGGTTGCTGGCGCGGCTGTTGGGGTTGCGTCCTCAAGCAAGAGCGATCGCGGTAAAGGTGCCTTAATTGGTGCCGCCTCAGGCGCCGCCGTCGGTGGTGGTATTGGTTACTACATGGATGTGCAAGAAACCAAACTGCGCCAACAACTGGCCTCGACAGGCGTGAGTGTGACCCGCGACGGTGACAATATTATTCTCAATATGCCAAACGAAGTGACCTTTGGTGTTGACCAAACTGAGCTGAGTGATGGCGCTAAGCGTGTACTTAACTCAGTGGCGCTGGTGGCCAAGGAATACAGTAAGACTCAACTGAACGTATTAGGTTACACCGATAGCAGCGGCTCAGATTCTTACAACCTACGTTTATCACAAGTCCGTGCCAGCGAGGTGGGCAACTACCTGATGAGCAAAGGCGTGGCTTCTGCTCGCGTTAAATCTAAGGGCATGGGTGAGGCGAGTCCTATCGCATCGAATGCGAATGCCGCAGGTCGCGCGCAAAACCGTCGAGTGGAAATTGTGTTAACCCCAACGGGGCAATAA
- a CDS encoding molybdate ABC transporter substrate-binding protein — protein sequence MAKQGLVLAISLGSTLMAGMVQGAPMNTAATAPIELRAAGSLKAAMNDIIAAYQAKSDAKVAAQYAPSGLLLKRIQEGERVDIFASANMKHPQALVDAGAGQQVQMFARNQLCAIAQADVPLTSANLLDTLLAPQIKLGTSTPKADPAGDYAWAVFAKAEALKANAKTTLETKALQLTGGPESAKPPKDRNPYAWVMENKQADVFLTYCTNAVLAQKEVPSLKIVDLPPELAVGADYGLLVLKDANSAAAPLAEFILSPEGQAILTGYGFQPPKK from the coding sequence ATGGCAAAACAGGGTTTAGTGTTAGCAATCAGTTTAGGGTCGACATTGATGGCGGGAATGGTACAAGGTGCGCCAATGAACACTGCAGCGACAGCCCCTATTGAACTCAGGGCCGCAGGTAGTTTAAAGGCGGCGATGAACGATATTATTGCCGCTTATCAAGCGAAATCTGACGCTAAAGTCGCGGCGCAATATGCGCCTTCAGGCCTACTACTCAAGCGGATCCAAGAGGGTGAGCGAGTGGATATCTTCGCTTCGGCGAATATGAAACACCCGCAGGCCTTAGTCGATGCGGGAGCGGGTCAACAGGTGCAAATGTTTGCCCGTAACCAGCTCTGTGCCATTGCCCAGGCGGATGTACCACTCACCAGTGCGAACTTATTAGACACCCTGCTCGCGCCGCAAATAAAGCTTGGGACATCAACGCCAAAAGCCGATCCCGCGGGGGATTATGCTTGGGCCGTGTTTGCGAAAGCCGAGGCCTTAAAAGCTAATGCAAAAACCACATTAGAAACCAAAGCATTGCAGCTAACGGGTGGGCCTGAGAGTGCTAAACCGCCCAAAGATCGCAATCCCTATGCTTGGGTGATGGAAAATAAGCAGGCGGACGTGTTCTTAACCTATTGCACCAATGCGGTGCTGGCACAAAAAGAAGTGCCGAGCCTCAAGATTGTCGATTTACCGCCAGAGTTAGCCGTTGGCGCCGACTATGGCTTATTGGTGTTAAAGGATGCCAATAGTGCGGCCGCGCCTCTGGCCGAGTTTATTTTATCCCCTGAGGGACAAGCGATTTTAACGGGCTATGGCTTTCAGCCACCTAAAAAATAG
- the ptsN gene encoding PTS IIA-like nitrogen regulatory protein PtsN yields MELRTILRPECTTCATPGSKKKVLELISDLAAAQYPTLSSQEIFESLVAREKMGSTGIGNGIAIPHGRLTDITQPIAILVKCEEPIAFDAIDKQPVDILFALLVPADQCQQHLSTLSCMAEKLSDKQILKQLRKTHDETELYQVITG; encoded by the coding sequence ATGGAACTTCGTACCATACTGCGGCCGGAGTGCACAACCTGCGCCACTCCGGGCAGTAAGAAAAAGGTACTGGAACTCATCAGCGACTTAGCCGCTGCCCAGTACCCCACCCTCTCATCTCAAGAGATCTTCGAAAGCCTAGTGGCGCGCGAAAAGATGGGGAGCACAGGTATAGGTAACGGCATCGCCATCCCACATGGTCGATTAACCGATATAACACAACCCATAGCCATATTGGTGAAATGTGAGGAGCCGATAGCCTTTGATGCTATCGATAAACAACCTGTCGACATTTTATTTGCTCTGCTGGTGCCTGCTGACCAATGTCAACAGCACTTAAGCACTTTGTCCTGCATGGCTGAAAAGCTTAGCGACAAACAAATATTGAAGCAATTGCGCAAGACGCATGATGAAACGGAACTCTATCAGGTAATCACTGGATGA
- a CDS encoding EAL domain-containing protein yields the protein MPYKFALQQSQRERLFADMAIDTDKITVPPEMLENWQQTLDLLSEIVDTPAALIMRVHPTEIEVFVSSHSLGNPYKPHDKDHLGHGLYCETVMKECRELHIPNALKDANWDKNPDIKLGMIAYCGLPLHWPDSSTFGTICMLDSKEHNYSQQFRSLLARFQNAIEANLITLYQQAKLQLHNQQLEQKVQQRTHELAELSAKLIREIETRTTTESSLEYHKSYDPLTGLPNRLNLLNTLARMLEEINRKEKISVFYLGLRNFKSINDSYGYLIGDKILTILSQRLQHCTDGHTFIARIAGAEFVLVQAHKPSQRETNKLLNQIINCCNAPFGIADFVITTPSSIGIAQAPSDGIDAAVLLQKAGAAMTISKAEGIPYSFFNQDTQTALRQRYQLESRLVDALQKNELSLQYQPFIELKTHKVIGAEALLRWHNPVLGQVSPDRFIALAERNGQIMEIGNFVLHSAIKQAADWCQMLQRDFKIAINISPVQMRNPRFVEHIAELLTLYQLPATALELEITEGMLLQDEHLAHKAIIQLQELGIRISLDDFGTGYSSLSYLQKYSFNTLKIDRCFISKLENSEQDRELTKAIIAIGKKLKLQVIAEGVENPNQDSFIRSEDCDLGQGYLYGKPVTPEQFERDFIGKP from the coding sequence ATGCCCTACAAGTTTGCCCTTCAACAATCTCAAAGAGAGCGCTTATTCGCAGATATGGCGATTGATACAGATAAGATTACTGTACCGCCTGAAATGCTAGAAAATTGGCAACAAACCTTAGATCTACTCTCCGAGATTGTGGATACGCCCGCCGCGCTTATTATGCGTGTCCACCCTACAGAGATTGAAGTATTCGTCTCGAGCCATAGCTTGGGAAATCCCTACAAACCCCACGATAAAGACCATTTAGGCCATGGTCTTTATTGCGAAACCGTGATGAAAGAATGTCGAGAGCTCCATATTCCCAATGCCTTGAAAGACGCCAATTGGGATAAAAACCCCGACATCAAGCTAGGGATGATTGCCTATTGCGGCCTCCCCTTACACTGGCCCGATAGCAGCACCTTCGGCACTATTTGTATGCTCGACAGCAAGGAGCATAACTACAGTCAGCAGTTCCGCAGTTTGCTAGCACGGTTTCAAAATGCCATCGAAGCCAATTTGATCACCCTGTACCAACAAGCTAAATTGCAGCTCCATAACCAGCAACTCGAGCAAAAAGTACAGCAGCGAACCCACGAGCTCGCTGAACTCAGTGCCAAGCTAATCCGCGAAATCGAAACACGTACCACGACCGAAAGCTCACTTGAGTACCATAAGAGCTACGATCCGCTGACTGGCCTCCCCAACAGGCTCAATCTACTCAACACTTTGGCTAGAATGCTGGAAGAGATTAACCGTAAAGAAAAAATCTCAGTGTTTTACCTAGGTCTACGTAACTTCAAATCCATCAATGACAGCTATGGTTACCTTATCGGCGATAAGATATTGACCATCTTGAGCCAGCGATTACAGCATTGCACAGACGGCCATACCTTTATTGCCCGCATCGCAGGGGCGGAGTTTGTTCTCGTACAAGCCCACAAGCCCTCTCAGCGCGAAACCAATAAACTACTTAATCAGATAATCAACTGCTGCAATGCCCCCTTTGGCATTGCAGACTTTGTGATCACTACGCCTTCTTCGATTGGCATAGCACAGGCCCCAAGCGATGGTATCGATGCCGCGGTTTTGCTACAAAAAGCGGGCGCCGCCATGACCATCAGCAAGGCCGAAGGCATACCCTATAGCTTTTTCAATCAAGATACTCAAACCGCACTTCGTCAGCGTTATCAACTCGAGTCTCGCTTAGTCGACGCACTGCAAAAAAACGAACTCAGCCTGCAATATCAACCCTTTATTGAACTAAAAACCCACAAGGTCATTGGCGCAGAAGCGCTACTACGTTGGCATAATCCGGTGTTGGGTCAAGTCTCTCCAGACCGATTTATCGCCTTAGCCGAGCGTAATGGGCAAATCATGGAGATAGGCAACTTCGTCCTGCACAGCGCCATTAAGCAAGCCGCTGACTGGTGCCAAATGTTGCAGCGGGACTTTAAAATCGCCATCAATATCTCCCCGGTGCAAATGCGTAATCCTCGCTTTGTTGAACATATTGCCGAGCTATTAACCTTATACCAATTACCCGCCACCGCGCTGGAGCTGGAGATCACCGAGGGCATGTTGTTACAGGACGAACACTTAGCCCATAAGGCCATTATCCAGTTGCAGGAACTGGGGATCCGCATCTCACTCGATGACTTTGGCACCGGCTACTCTTCATTAAGCTATCTGCAGAAGTACTCCTTCAATACCTTAAAAATCGACCGCTGCTTTATCAGCAAACTCGAAAACAGCGAACAAGACAGAGAGTTAACTAAGGCCATCATAGCGATTGGCAAAAAACTCAAACTACAGGTGATTGCCGAAGGCGTCGAAAACCCAAATCAGGACAGTTTTATCCGCAGTGAAGACTGCGATTTAGGGCAAGGCTATCTATATGGCAAACCCGTCACACCTGAACAATTTGAGCGTGATTTCATCGGTAAGCCTTAA
- the nrfA gene encoding ammonia-forming nitrite reductase cytochrome c552 subunit, whose translation MMKKMTGKSFALSALVAASFMAAGAMASDKTEPRNEVYKDKFANQYNSWHDTAKSEEITDALAGDPSLVILWAGYGFAKDYNAPRGHMYAVTDVRNTLRTGAPTNAEDGPMPMACWSCKSPDVPRLIEEQGEDGYFKGKWAKGGPEVVNTIGCSDCHEKGTPKLRISRPFAERGMEALGTPFDKASKKDKQSMVCGQCHVEYYFEKKDDRKGFVKFPWDSGTTVEQMEAYYDAIEFSDWTHSLSKTPMLKAQHPGYETWKMGVHGKNDVSCVDCHMPKVTNDKGRKYTDHKVGNPFDRFDETCATCHSQSKEFLEGITKERYAKVKELKARAEGQLVKAHFEAAKAWEVGATEAEMKPILTDIRHAQWRWDFAIASHGVAAHAPEEALRILGTAVDKAADARVKLAQLLAKKGVTDAVAIPDISTKAKAQAALGMDMDKMNAEKEAFKKDMLPKWDAEAKKREATYK comes from the coding sequence ATGATGAAGAAGATGACAGGTAAGTCCTTTGCACTCAGTGCATTGGTAGCCGCGAGCTTCATGGCTGCGGGTGCGATGGCGAGCGATAAGACCGAGCCTCGCAACGAAGTATATAAAGACAAGTTTGCTAATCAATATAATAGCTGGCATGACACAGCGAAAAGCGAAGAGATCACCGATGCATTAGCGGGCGATCCAAGCTTAGTGATTCTGTGGGCTGGTTATGGTTTTGCTAAAGACTACAACGCACCACGCGGCCATATGTATGCTGTGACCGACGTGCGTAACACCCTACGTACTGGCGCACCTACCAACGCCGAAGATGGTCCAATGCCAATGGCATGTTGGAGCTGTAAGAGCCCTGACGTACCTCGCCTGATTGAAGAACAAGGTGAAGATGGTTACTTCAAAGGCAAGTGGGCTAAAGGTGGCCCAGAAGTGGTGAACACAATCGGTTGTAGCGACTGCCACGAAAAAGGCACGCCAAAACTGCGTATTTCACGCCCATTCGCTGAACGTGGTATGGAAGCATTAGGCACTCCATTCGACAAAGCCTCGAAGAAAGACAAGCAATCTATGGTTTGCGGTCAGTGTCACGTTGAATACTACTTCGAGAAGAAAGATGATCGTAAAGGCTTCGTAAAATTCCCTTGGGATTCAGGTACTACTGTTGAACAAATGGAAGCTTACTACGACGCTATCGAGTTCTCTGACTGGACTCATTCACTGTCTAAAACCCCAATGTTGAAGGCGCAGCACCCTGGTTATGAAACCTGGAAAATGGGCGTACACGGTAAGAACGATGTGAGCTGTGTTGACTGTCACATGCCTAAAGTGACTAACGACAAAGGTCGTAAGTACACAGATCATAAAGTGGGTAACCCATTCGATCGCTTCGATGAAACCTGTGCAACTTGCCATAGCCAAAGCAAAGAGTTCTTAGAAGGCATCACTAAAGAACGTTATGCCAAAGTGAAAGAGCTGAAAGCACGTGCCGAAGGTCAATTAGTGAAAGCACACTTCGAAGCGGCTAAAGCGTGGGAAGTAGGTGCAACTGAAGCCGAAATGAAGCCAATCCTGACTGATATCCGTCATGCTCAATGGCGCTGGGACTTCGCGATTGCTTCTCACGGTGTAGCGGCTCACGCTCCAGAAGAAGCACTGCGTATCCTAGGTACTGCGGTTGATAAAGCGGCCGATGCCCGTGTGAAATTAGCCCAATTACTGGCGAAGAAAGGCGTGACTGATGCTGTTGCTATCCCTGATATCTCCACTAAAGCCAAAGCTCAGGCAGCTCTGGGTATGGACATGGACAAGATGAATGCAGAGAAAGAAGCATTCAAGAAAGACATGTTACCTAAGTGGGATGCAGAAGCGAAAAAACGCGAAGCAACTTATAAGTAA